In the Mycobacteriales bacterium genome, one interval contains:
- a CDS encoding SMP-30/gluconolactonase/LRE family protein, translated as MAVGGVDVHGRVVAAELYFPEGLRWRDGALWFTDQYGGTVCRIGGGYEVVARMPGRPGGLGWTKDGTLLVVAMERRSVLSVAPGGALTLYADLSHLLPAYANDMLVDPQGRAYVGNYGFDVEHGEAEALTRIARVDPDRSTHVEPPELMFPNGTVLVDGGRTMVIAETFGDRLTELTVAPDGGLSDPRTLLELPKGSGPDGIAVDRAGRVWVACAFSSRAIAVTRAGEIDAEIEVPGEGVYCPEIGGPNGTTLYLGIASLDEEYAARTPTGRIEAYDL; from the coding sequence ATGGCGGTCGGGGGGGTCGACGTGCACGGCCGGGTGGTCGCGGCCGAGCTGTACTTTCCGGAAGGCTTGCGCTGGCGCGACGGAGCGCTCTGGTTCACCGACCAGTACGGCGGCACGGTCTGCCGGATCGGTGGCGGCTACGAGGTGGTTGCGCGGATGCCGGGCCGACCAGGTGGGCTCGGCTGGACCAAGGACGGCACGCTGCTGGTGGTCGCGATGGAGCGCAGGTCGGTGCTCTCAGTGGCACCCGGCGGCGCCCTCACCCTTTACGCCGACCTGTCCCACCTGCTGCCTGCGTATGCGAACGACATGCTGGTCGACCCGCAGGGGCGGGCGTACGTCGGCAATTACGGCTTCGACGTCGAGCACGGTGAGGCCGAGGCACTCACCCGGATCGCTCGGGTCGACCCTGACCGTTCGACGCACGTCGAGCCGCCGGAGCTGATGTTCCCCAACGGCACCGTGCTGGTGGATGGCGGCCGGACGATGGTTATCGCCGAGACCTTCGGCGACCGGCTGACCGAGCTGACCGTTGCTCCCGACGGCGGCCTGTCCGACCCGCGGACATTGCTGGAGCTGCCCAAGGGCTCCGGTCCGGACGGCATCGCCGTCGATCGCGCGGGCCGGGTCTGGGTGGCGTGCGCGTTCTCCAGCCGGGCCATCGCGGTCACCCGGGCCGGCGAGATCGATGCCGAGATCGAGGTCCCCGGCGAGGGCGTCTACTGCCCCGAGATCGGCGGTCCGAACGGCACCACGCTCTACCTCGGCATCGCGTCCCTCGACGAGGAGTACGCCGCACGGACGCCGACCGGCCGGATCGAGGCGTACGACCTGTAG
- a CDS encoding SDR family NAD(P)-dependent oxidoreductase: protein MTTPVAGGRPSVIVTGAARGIGAATARRLADDGAAVIAVDRDADPLDAVVGALPGDGHRAWATDLRDLAGHDALVEAALSAADRFLGLAHLAAVLRRRATVEEVSEEDWDLQIDVNLKATFFLNRAVATALVRQGQGGSIVNFTSQAWNTGGFGGAVVYATTKGGVVSMSRGLARTFAPHGVRVNTVAPGFVETEMMLGGLSEQQIEDFRQMVPLGRMAAVEELASTVSFLMGDDARYVTGATLNVTGGQLMY, encoded by the coding sequence ATGACCACGCCCGTGGCCGGAGGCCGCCCGAGCGTGATCGTCACCGGTGCCGCACGAGGGATCGGGGCCGCCACCGCGCGCCGACTTGCCGACGACGGAGCTGCGGTGATCGCCGTCGATCGGGACGCCGACCCGCTCGACGCCGTGGTGGGCGCGCTACCCGGTGACGGGCATCGCGCCTGGGCGACCGACCTGCGCGACCTCGCCGGCCACGACGCCCTGGTCGAGGCGGCGCTCTCGGCCGCGGACCGCTTTCTCGGCCTCGCGCATCTGGCCGCCGTACTTCGCCGGCGCGCGACGGTCGAGGAGGTGAGCGAGGAGGACTGGGACCTGCAGATCGACGTGAACCTCAAAGCCACCTTCTTCCTGAACCGCGCGGTTGCGACCGCGCTCGTTCGGCAGGGGCAAGGCGGGTCCATCGTCAACTTCACGTCACAGGCGTGGAACACGGGCGGGTTCGGCGGCGCCGTGGTCTACGCCACCACCAAGGGCGGAGTCGTGTCGATGTCGCGCGGGCTGGCTCGCACGTTCGCCCCGCACGGGGTCCGCGTCAACACCGTGGCCCCGGGATTCGTGGAGACGGAGATGATGCTCGGCGGGTTGTCCGAGCAGCAGATCGAGGACTTCCGGCAGATGGTTCCGCTCGGCCGGATGGCCGCGGTCGAGGAGCTGGCATCCACCGTGTCGTTCCTGATGGGCGACGACGCGCGCTACGTCACCGGGGCGACGCTCAACGTCACCGGTGGCCAGCTCATGTACTAG
- a CDS encoding SMP-30/gluconolactonase/LRE family protein — protein MPADFSRHSVAAAELFFPEGLRWRDGSLWFSDVFGGTVSCLSRSGTRVVAEVPGQPSGLGWLPDGTLLAVSMQEKALRAVAADGSTSTYADLSEVCPQLANDMVVDAHGRAYVGNYGYDVDAGAPVEATHLVRVNPDGAVLVEPPEVVFPNGCVIVDDGWTLLVAETFADRVTEMSIGRDGGLFDPRPIVELPAGSGPDGIAVTADGVIWVPCAYGERAVAVTRGGEVVDEIRIPGVGVNCCVIGDDGHTLFVAVAPLDEVEAAAHPAGRILAVPLS, from the coding sequence ATGCCGGCCGACTTCTCCCGGCACTCGGTTGCCGCCGCCGAGCTGTTCTTTCCGGAGGGGCTGCGCTGGCGCGACGGCTCGCTGTGGTTCTCCGACGTCTTCGGCGGCACGGTGTCGTGCCTGAGCCGGTCCGGAACCCGCGTGGTTGCCGAGGTTCCGGGCCAACCGAGCGGTCTCGGGTGGCTGCCGGACGGCACGTTGCTGGCCGTTTCCATGCAGGAGAAGGCGCTCCGCGCGGTGGCCGCCGACGGCTCGACCTCGACGTACGCCGACCTGTCCGAGGTGTGCCCGCAGCTCGCCAACGACATGGTCGTCGACGCACACGGCCGGGCGTACGTGGGCAACTACGGCTACGACGTCGATGCGGGTGCGCCGGTCGAGGCGACCCATCTCGTCCGGGTGAACCCCGACGGTGCTGTGCTCGTCGAGCCGCCCGAGGTGGTCTTCCCCAACGGCTGCGTCATCGTGGACGACGGCTGGACGCTGCTCGTCGCCGAGACGTTCGCGGACCGGGTGACCGAGATGTCGATCGGCCGCGACGGCGGGTTGTTCGACCCGAGACCGATCGTCGAGCTCCCGGCCGGCTCGGGGCCGGACGGCATCGCAGTGACCGCCGACGGGGTGATCTGGGTGCCCTGCGCGTACGGCGAACGAGCGGTCGCCGTGACGCGCGGCGGTGAGGTCGTCGACGAGATCCGGATCCCGGGGGTGGGCGTGAACTGCTGTGTGATCGGCGATGACGGACACACGTTGTTCGTCGCCGTCGCTCCGCTCGACGAAGTGGAGGCGGCGGCCCATCCGGCCGGCCGCATTCTCGCGGTGCCGCTCTCATGA
- a CDS encoding transketolase C-terminal domain-containing protein has translation MSGEARETNYRQAVGQSIAAALEADPRVVFFGEDVAAAGGAFKTTVGLLERFGPMRVRDTPISEQAIIGTAIGAALTGLRPIAELMFADFAGVAYDQLANQLAKLRYMTGGQGTLAVTIRLSNGAGGGFGAQHSQPAENWFLNIPGLKIAVPGTVEDLFGLMQSAVDDDNPVLVFEHKNLFNLKGTLPAGRELVPLGEAAVVTEGSDVTIVATQQMRHRSADAAAKLSAEGIEACVIDPRCLVPFDDDAVVRSLETTSRLLVVQEGPPDGGWGASLVARMTTGHFELFDAPPVLLTSPATPIPYAENLENAWLPDVDAIVDAARTLVRY, from the coding sequence ATGAGCGGCGAGGCGCGCGAAACCAACTACCGGCAAGCGGTCGGCCAGTCGATCGCGGCCGCGCTCGAGGCAGACCCGCGGGTCGTGTTCTTCGGCGAGGACGTCGCGGCTGCCGGTGGTGCGTTCAAGACGACGGTAGGACTGCTCGAGCGGTTCGGTCCGATGCGGGTGCGCGACACCCCGATCTCCGAGCAGGCGATCATCGGCACCGCGATCGGGGCGGCCTTGACCGGCCTTCGCCCGATCGCCGAGCTGATGTTCGCGGACTTCGCGGGGGTCGCCTACGACCAGCTGGCGAACCAGCTGGCGAAGCTGCGCTACATGACCGGCGGGCAGGGGACCCTTGCGGTCACCATCCGGCTCAGCAACGGCGCCGGCGGCGGCTTCGGCGCCCAGCACTCGCAGCCAGCGGAGAACTGGTTCCTCAACATTCCCGGCTTGAAAATCGCCGTGCCGGGAACGGTCGAGGACCTGTTCGGACTGATGCAGTCCGCGGTTGACGACGACAACCCCGTGCTCGTCTTCGAGCACAAGAACCTGTTCAACCTCAAGGGGACGCTGCCGGCCGGACGCGAGCTCGTCCCGCTCGGCGAGGCGGCCGTGGTGACCGAGGGCAGCGACGTGACCATCGTCGCAACCCAGCAGATGCGACACCGCTCGGCCGACGCAGCGGCCAAGCTGTCGGCGGAGGGCATCGAGGCCTGCGTGATCGACCCGCGCTGCCTCGTGCCGTTCGACGACGACGCCGTCGTCCGCTCGCTCGAGACCACCTCGCGGTTGCTCGTCGTACAAGAAGGGCCGCCGGACGGCGGCTGGGGCGCGTCGCTGGTGGCGCGCATGACCACTGGGCACTTCGAGCTGTTCGATGCCCCTCCCGTCCTGCTCACGTCGCCGGCGACACCGATCCCGTACGCCGAGAACCTCGAGAACGCATGGCTGCCGGACGTGGACGCGATCGTCGACGCGGCGAGGACTCTGGTCCGCTACTGA
- a CDS encoding thiamine pyrophosphate-dependent dehydrogenase E1 component subunit alpha — translation MGTASEIPTSWPTVHDSLTADATALLRTMRLIRGFEDGVQTLFLKGLVRGSTHLYSGQEAVAVGVCAAMQPQDTMTCTYRGHGAVIAIGSELDRCFAEILGRELGLCHGKGGSMHLTDVARGALGSNAIVGANLPISLGAAYASQVLGTGSVAVAFFGDGASNIGAFHESLNMAAVWKLPVLFVLENNQYGEYSAVAQTTGITVLADRAAAYGIPGVRVDGNDVRTMQAAAEWALDHARRGNGPVLLEANTYRHHGHSRSDQATYRPTGELDEWLARDPISLLRDALISQGRLDSGADDEAAESAAREVSEAMDRALASPEPRLSALTTDVFA, via the coding sequence GTGGGCACCGCTAGCGAGATCCCGACCAGCTGGCCGACCGTCCACGACTCGCTGACCGCCGACGCCACCGCGCTGTTGCGGACGATGCGGCTGATCCGCGGGTTCGAGGACGGCGTGCAGACGCTGTTTCTCAAGGGCCTGGTTCGCGGCAGCACGCATCTCTACAGCGGCCAGGAGGCGGTCGCCGTCGGCGTGTGTGCGGCCATGCAGCCACAGGACACGATGACCTGCACCTACCGCGGCCACGGCGCCGTCATCGCGATCGGATCCGAGCTCGACCGCTGCTTCGCGGAGATCCTCGGCCGCGAGCTCGGGCTGTGCCATGGCAAGGGCGGCTCCATGCACCTGACCGATGTCGCGAGAGGCGCGCTCGGTTCCAACGCCATCGTGGGCGCGAACCTGCCCATCTCGCTCGGCGCGGCCTACGCGTCGCAGGTGCTCGGCACCGGCTCGGTCGCGGTTGCGTTCTTCGGCGACGGCGCCAGCAACATCGGCGCCTTCCACGAGAGCCTGAACATGGCCGCGGTGTGGAAGCTCCCTGTGCTGTTCGTACTGGAGAACAACCAGTACGGCGAGTACAGCGCCGTGGCCCAGACGACGGGGATCACGGTCCTCGCCGACCGTGCCGCCGCGTACGGGATACCCGGCGTGCGCGTCGACGGCAACGACGTGCGCACCATGCAGGCGGCCGCGGAATGGGCCCTCGACCACGCCCGGCGCGGCAACGGGCCGGTGTTGCTCGAGGCCAACACCTACCGTCATCACGGCCACTCCCGCAGCGACCAGGCGACCTACCGACCGACCGGTGAGCTCGACGAGTGGTTGGCGCGCGACCCGATCAGCCTCCTGCGGGATGCCTTGATCAGCCAGGGCCGGCTCGACTCCGGAGCCGACGACGAGGCGGCCGAGAGCGCCGCACGCGAGGTGTCGGAAGCAATGGACCGAGCGCTCGCCAGTCCCGAGCCCCGGCTGTCGGCACTCACGACGGACGTGTTCGCATGA
- a CDS encoding mandelate racemase/muconate lactonizing enzyme family protein — MRIDRVETVPVVAPLAREYRGSHYRMTHRATLIVRLHVAGGLVGEAYVADEDRTLQEIKAVVDDEIAPLVVGRDVRGIEALWELGYRATFDILRDRRIGLVALAGLDTAAWDALGKALNCPLWRLWGGYRDAVPMVVIGGYYGQTDADLVAEVEGYLEIGLAGMKLKVGGLSPAEDAARVETVRKTAGPDFVLTIDANQGYSVADAVELARRCADLDVTWFEEPVRWHNDRRSLRDVRYLGGLPVAAGQSEYTVSGCRDLMEAGAIDFCNFDASWSGGPTAWRRMAAVALAYDVRVAHHEEPHVAAHLIASQPHGTFAECFHPDRDPFWWNLVVNRPTLSGGMLKLPDAPGLGWQLDWDYVAAHRADRE, encoded by the coding sequence GTGAGGATCGATCGAGTCGAGACCGTCCCGGTGGTCGCGCCGCTCGCGCGCGAGTACCGCGGCAGCCACTACCGGATGACCCATCGGGCGACGCTGATCGTCCGGCTGCACGTCGCGGGCGGCTTGGTCGGCGAAGCGTACGTCGCAGACGAGGACCGGACCCTGCAGGAGATCAAGGCAGTGGTCGACGACGAGATCGCGCCGCTGGTCGTCGGCCGGGACGTGCGCGGCATCGAAGCGCTGTGGGAGCTCGGGTACCGCGCGACCTTCGACATCCTGCGCGACCGCCGGATCGGCCTGGTGGCGCTCGCCGGGTTGGACACCGCCGCGTGGGACGCGCTCGGCAAGGCGCTCAACTGCCCGTTGTGGCGGTTGTGGGGTGGCTACCGCGACGCGGTGCCGATGGTGGTCATCGGCGGCTATTACGGCCAGACCGATGCCGACCTCGTCGCGGAGGTGGAGGGCTATCTCGAGATCGGCCTGGCCGGGATGAAGCTGAAGGTGGGTGGCCTGTCCCCCGCGGAGGACGCGGCCCGGGTCGAGACCGTGCGCAAGACGGCCGGGCCGGACTTCGTGCTGACGATCGACGCGAACCAGGGCTACTCGGTGGCCGACGCGGTCGAGCTGGCCCGCCGCTGCGCCGACCTCGACGTGACCTGGTTCGAGGAGCCGGTGCGCTGGCACAACGACCGGCGATCGCTTCGCGACGTGCGCTACCTCGGCGGGCTGCCGGTTGCGGCCGGGCAGTCGGAGTACACCGTGAGCGGCTGCCGCGACCTCATGGAGGCCGGCGCGATCGACTTCTGCAACTTCGACGCCTCGTGGTCGGGCGGCCCGACCGCCTGGCGGCGGATGGCCGCGGTCGCCCTGGCCTACGACGTACGCGTCGCCCATCACGAGGAACCGCACGTGGCGGCGCACCTGATCGCGAGCCAACCGCACGGGACGTTCGCCGAGTGCTTCCACCCGGACCGCGACCCCTTCTGGTGGAATCTGGTCGTCAACCGGCCCACACTGTCCGGCGGCATGCTGAAGCTGCCGGACGCGCCGGGGCTGGGCTGGCAGCTGGACTGGGACTACGTCGCCGCGCACAGAGCGGATCGAGAGTGA